A region from the Desulfitobacterium dehalogenans ATCC 51507 genome encodes:
- a CDS encoding adenosylhomocysteinase translates to MSGEIMESLIRDISLAPMGQMKIDWVAAHMPVLNALKKEFERDLPFTNQRVVICLHLEAKTAYLAKVIQAGGAEVAVVASNPLSTQDDVVAALVAGGIKAFAWYGATDEEYHNHLNRALDFGPDFIIDDGGDLVSTIHTKRRELLSKVRGGAEETTTGILRLRAMESAGDLSFPMIAVNDAQCKYLFDNRYGTGQSVWDGIMRTTNLVVAGKTVVVAGYGWCGKGVAMRAKGLGARVIVCEVNSIKANEAWMDGFEVMPMVEAAPYGDVFITVTGNKDVIVEEHFQVMKPGAIMCNAGHFDVEINKVHLSSMSKSVQVVRPNIEEFTLQDGKRLYLLAEGRLVNLAAGDGHPAEVMDMTFALQALSLKYAAQNANILAHVVHNVPEEIDQRVAELRLESLGLKIDHLSEGQKAYLEAWHD, encoded by the coding sequence ATGTCGGGAGAAATTATGGAATCATTAATTCGTGATATTTCCCTAGCTCCAATGGGGCAAATGAAAATTGATTGGGTTGCGGCGCATATGCCTGTTTTAAATGCATTAAAAAAAGAATTTGAAAGGGATCTGCCATTTACCAATCAACGGGTGGTAATTTGTTTGCATCTTGAGGCCAAGACGGCTTATCTTGCGAAGGTAATTCAAGCCGGAGGGGCTGAAGTAGCTGTGGTAGCCAGCAATCCCTTATCGACTCAGGATGATGTGGTAGCCGCTCTGGTTGCGGGTGGGATAAAGGCTTTTGCGTGGTATGGTGCGACGGATGAAGAATATCATAATCACTTGAATCGGGCACTGGATTTTGGACCAGATTTTATAATTGATGACGGTGGGGATCTTGTTTCTACCATTCACACCAAGCGCCGAGAATTATTGAGTAAAGTACGTGGTGGAGCAGAGGAGACAACCACTGGAATTTTACGTCTTCGGGCTATGGAAAGTGCCGGGGATTTGAGCTTTCCAATGATAGCTGTCAATGATGCTCAATGCAAATATTTATTTGATAACCGCTATGGAACGGGACAATCCGTATGGGATGGAATTATGCGGACGACCAATTTAGTGGTAGCAGGGAAGACAGTTGTAGTTGCGGGGTATGGCTGGTGTGGTAAGGGTGTAGCCATGCGTGCGAAAGGATTAGGAGCAAGAGTCATCGTTTGTGAGGTTAATTCAATCAAGGCGAATGAAGCATGGATGGATGGATTCGAGGTTATGCCGATGGTTGAGGCTGCCCCTTATGGAGATGTTTTTATTACTGTGACAGGAAATAAAGATGTGATAGTAGAGGAACACTTTCAAGTGATGAAACCTGGGGCGATTATGTGTAATGCCGGTCATTTTGATGTTGAAATCAATAAAGTGCATTTGAGCAGTATGTCAAAGTCTGTTCAGGTAGTTCGGCCTAATATCGAAGAATTTACCTTACAAGATGGGAAACGCTTGTATTTGCTTGCGGAAGGAAGATTGGTTAACCTTGCGGCAGGGGATGGTCATCCGGCCGAGGTAATGGATATGACATTTGCTTTACAGGCCCTTTCGCTTAAGTATGCAGCACAAAATGCGAACATATTAGCACATGTCGTTCACAATGTTCCGGAAGAGATTGATCAGAGAGTAGCCGAGCTAAGGTTGGAATCCCTTGGACTTAAGATTGATCATTTATCTGAAGGGCAAAAAGCTTATTTAGAGGCTTGGCATGATTAA
- a CDS encoding helix-turn-helix domain-containing protein: MQRDNNLREWRLVNGMTLKDLAKRTGLDYGYLSQLEKGLRKGTPNTWIKIANELKVPAKAFFPDEVKEAGAKYSCFG, encoded by the coding sequence ATGCAGAGGGATAACAACTTGCGGGAATGGCGTTTAGTCAATGGTATGACGTTGAAGGATCTGGCGAAGAGAACCGGCCTTGATTATGGGTATTTAAGCCAACTGGAAAAGGGATTGCGTAAGGGGACCCCCAATACCTGGATTAAAATCGCGAATGAACTCAAGGTGCCTGCTAAAGCCTTCTTTCCTGATGAAGTTAAGGAAGCCGGAGCTAAGTATTCCTGCTTTGGTTAA
- a CDS encoding aminotransferase class IV has translation MLDKDDRLALFGYGIFETLRVDGPHIEVPRLHYERMSRGAEQLGLSMPGYEVWLAGLEENVQKNTRIAGTTFALRVTLSGGAGQEVPPRWLYHTRPLPYTERDYDEGIPITILSHPCNEYSPLVQLKSTNYMENILAKKEAEEKGAREGIWLNTKGYLAEGTMSNLFFIREGILHTPSPDCGCLPGTRRQMILECAQTLGIPCVEGEFPLEFLEDAEEVFLTNALMGIMPVNQVDKRRLPLKNSVEESLRMRIGEFYQEIRYEYRV, from the coding sequence TTGCTGGATAAAGATGATCGGCTGGCTCTCTTTGGTTATGGTATTTTTGAAACCCTAAGGGTCGATGGCCCACATATAGAAGTTCCCCGGCTCCATTATGAACGAATGAGCAGGGGAGCAGAACAGTTGGGGCTTAGTATGCCGGGTTATGAGGTTTGGCTGGCAGGGCTGGAGGAAAATGTACAAAAGAATACTCGAATAGCCGGCACTACCTTTGCTCTGAGAGTAACCCTAAGCGGGGGAGCGGGACAGGAAGTGCCTCCTCGGTGGCTTTATCATACTCGTCCTCTTCCCTATACGGAAAGGGATTATGATGAAGGAATACCTATCACCATTTTGAGTCATCCCTGCAATGAATATTCCCCTCTGGTACAGCTTAAAAGCACCAATTATATGGAGAATATCCTGGCCAAGAAGGAAGCTGAGGAGAAAGGAGCCAGAGAGGGGATTTGGCTTAATACCAAGGGTTACTTAGCGGAAGGGACCATGAGCAACTTGTTTTTCATCAGAGAAGGTATTCTCCACACTCCTTCTCCGGATTGTGGCTGCTTGCCGGGGACTCGCCGCCAAATGATCCTTGAATGTGCTCAGACGCTGGGAATTCCATGTGTGGAGGGGGAGTTTCCTCTGGAGTTCCTAGAAGATGCTGAGGAGGTTTTTTTGACGAATGCCCTAATGGGAATAATGCCCGTCAATCAAGTGGACAAACGAAGGCTTCCCTTGAAAAATTCAGTTGAAGAATCCCTAAGAATGCGGATCGGCGAGTTCTACCAGGAGATAAGATATGAATACAGAGTGTAA
- the metK gene encoding methionine adenosyltransferase, with translation MNKKLFTSESVTEGHPDKICDQISDAILDEILRNDPMARVACETSVTTGLVLVTGEITTACYVDIPSIVRKTIKEIGYTRAKYGFDADTCAVLTSVSEQSADIALGVDKSLEAKTGKMSDHDIEAIGAGDQGMMFGYATNETSSLMPLPIDLAHRLALQLSSVRKSGLLDYLRPDGKTQVTVEYVDDRPVRVDTIVISTQHHPDVAQERIRKDLLEHVIYPVVDRDLLDEGTRYFINPTGRFVIGGPQGDAGLTGRKIIVDTYGGMARHGGGAFSGKDATKVDRSGAYAARYVAKNIVAAGIADRCEIQLAYAIGVAQPISIMVDTFGTGKISNNDIITLIRDKFDLRPAGIINSLGLRRPIYRQTAAYGHFGRADIDLPWENTDKAKTLCQQITLD, from the coding sequence TTGAACAAAAAACTATTTACATCAGAATCCGTTACTGAAGGACATCCCGATAAAATCTGCGATCAAATATCGGATGCTATACTGGATGAAATCCTTAGGAATGACCCTATGGCAAGAGTTGCGTGTGAAACGTCAGTAACTACCGGCTTGGTTTTGGTCACCGGTGAAATTACAACGGCTTGTTATGTAGACATTCCCAGTATTGTGCGCAAGACGATAAAAGAGATCGGCTATACCAGAGCAAAGTATGGTTTTGATGCCGATACATGTGCCGTTTTAACGTCGGTCAGTGAACAATCGGCTGATATTGCTCTTGGCGTGGATAAGTCTTTGGAAGCAAAAACTGGAAAAATGAGCGATCATGACATTGAGGCGATTGGGGCCGGAGACCAAGGAATGATGTTTGGTTATGCCACCAATGAGACTTCTAGTCTAATGCCCTTGCCCATCGATTTGGCACATCGATTAGCTCTACAGCTAAGTTCGGTGCGTAAATCTGGACTTCTCGACTATCTCCGCCCGGATGGCAAGACTCAGGTTACTGTCGAATATGTAGATGACAGGCCTGTACGGGTGGATACGATTGTTATCTCTACACAGCATCATCCTGACGTAGCGCAGGAGCGGATTCGTAAGGATTTGCTTGAGCATGTAATTTATCCTGTGGTGGACCGTGATTTATTGGATGAGGGAACTCGATACTTTATTAACCCTACAGGTCGCTTTGTAATTGGTGGCCCTCAAGGAGATGCAGGTTTAACCGGACGTAAAATCATCGTCGATACCTATGGTGGAATGGCTCGTCATGGGGGAGGGGCTTTTTCCGGAAAAGATGCCACAAAAGTTGACCGCTCAGGGGCCTATGCAGCGAGATATGTGGCCAAGAATATAGTGGCTGCTGGGATTGCCGACCGCTGTGAGATTCAATTAGCTTATGCTATTGGTGTAGCTCAGCCGATTTCGATTATGGTGGACACTTTTGGAACGGGGAAAATCTCCAATAATGATATTATTACGTTAATTAGAGATAAGTTTGATTTGCGTCCAGCGGGTATTATCAACAGTCTGGGCTTAAGACGCCCCATCTATCGTCAAACGGCAGCCTATGGTCATTTTGGTCGGGCGGATATTGATTTGCCTTGGGAAAATACGGATAAAGCTAAAACACTATGCCAACAGATAACGTTGGATTAA
- a CDS encoding glycosyltransferase, whose product MRDIYMERNSLEKRNFISIAIVMPDMELGGAEKSFLTFIEMFKGKSVSVSLLLFHRTGALLSHVPDWVKVIELPGAGRLDRLRKKGSNFLARCGLTRFYDIFKHFYHLFGSGANFGKKYKNIDYDVVIAYKDGTATWFARNIIARVKIAFFHTDFVRAGYNPIKEKKVYDSFDQIYCVSSAAKKSFVQALPALAEKTSVFYTIIDQKKLHSSVKFGPSFLDDFNGIRILTVGRLSHEKGLDKAIKALSLLKVNGYYVRWYIVGEGCEKSNLSKLIAANHLQDDFIFLGEVENPYRLMADCDIYVQPSNYEGYCLAIAEARALYCPIVACDFSGAKEQIVNRETGIITGMSAENLYEGISQLIRDNDLREKIKNNLKKPISQDAKQFDELYDFITRKLGL is encoded by the coding sequence ATGAGAGATATTTATATGGAAAGAAATAGCTTGGAGAAAAGGAATTTTATTAGTATAGCTATTGTAATGCCGGATATGGAACTTGGGGGGGCGGAAAAATCTTTTTTAACTTTTATTGAGATGTTTAAAGGAAAAAGTGTTTCTGTCTCTCTTCTTTTGTTTCATCGCACAGGCGCATTGCTTTCCCATGTGCCGGATTGGGTAAAGGTGATCGAGTTACCAGGAGCGGGAAGACTGGATAGATTAAGGAAAAAAGGTTCCAATTTCCTGGCTAGGTGTGGATTAACTCGTTTTTATGATATATTTAAACATTTTTACCATTTATTTGGCAGCGGAGCCAATTTTGGAAAGAAGTATAAGAACATTGATTATGATGTAGTAATTGCTTATAAGGATGGCACAGCCACCTGGTTTGCTAGAAATATTATCGCAAGGGTAAAGATTGCATTTTTCCACACTGATTTCGTAAGAGCAGGATATAATCCAATAAAAGAAAAAAAAGTTTATGATAGTTTTGATCAGATTTACTGTGTTTCATCTGCTGCCAAGAAAAGTTTCGTTCAAGCCTTACCAGCCCTTGCAGAAAAAACATCTGTTTTTTATACAATTATTGATCAGAAGAAATTACATAGCTCAGTAAAATTTGGCCCTTCCTTTTTAGATGATTTCAACGGTATAAGAATATTGACAGTAGGACGATTAAGTCACGAAAAAGGGTTGGACAAAGCGATAAAAGCTCTTTCTCTGCTAAAGGTAAATGGCTATTATGTAAGATGGTATATTGTAGGAGAAGGTTGTGAAAAAAGCAATCTATCCAAATTAATTGCTGCTAATCATTTACAGGATGACTTTATTTTTTTGGGTGAAGTAGAGAACCCTTATCGCCTAATGGCAGACTGCGATATTTATGTACAACCGTCAAACTATGAGGGGTACTGTCTTGCAATAGCTGAAGCACGTGCTTTATATTGTCCAATTGTTGCGTGTGATTTTTCAGGTGCTAAGGAGCAGATAGTAAATAGAGAAACTGGTATTATAACCGGAATGTCAGCCGAAAATCTATATGAGGGAATTTCTCAATTAATTAGAGACAATGACTTAAGGGAAAAGATAAAAAACAATTTGAAAAAACCTATAAGTCAAGACGCAAAACAGTTTGACGAGCTGTATGATTTTATAACTCGAAAATTAGGACTTTAA
- a CDS encoding transposase, whose protein sequence is MMKEEKQKQNRMLCVFMEDLVPKGHFLRKLDAAIDFSFVYDIMRPLYSDKGRPSIDPVVLVKMLLIGYLYGIDSERKLEQEILVNIAYRWFLGLDLEDKVPDHSVFSQNRRRRFKDTEVFREIFNTVVERCAEAGLIGGECVVMDSTHIKANAANGHAEKVLLVEGPNDYWLKLNDEHGGHIRQKTEEADMTLTVKKKSLSDPEAGWMHRHPKPAGFHYLCHQSSDIRYGIVTDVHVTPGDVTDAPYCVERIAYQKKECRLPFRYAGLDSGYDTVAVHHGLHQLGIRAYIPVNPGHTAHWRKERGLFTIEDFHYDVQNDRYICPNDCTLRYIGVRKAHYRVGKNYVTRSEDCKNCPLKSQCIAGKANYKEVRRDFYQEDQERHHALVGTALYRYVMRKRQVICEGNFALQKRCHNLRFTRKRGIEKVQEQCLFSAIALNLKRLVKYGTAPLRPAVSYPQIKLRIVSLQRNLSVNYC, encoded by the coding sequence ATGATGAAAGAGGAAAAACAGAAACAAAACCGGATGCTTTGTGTCTTTATGGAGGACCTCGTGCCGAAAGGGCACTTTCTGCGCAAGCTGGACGCAGCCATAGATTTCAGCTTTGTCTATGACATCATGAGACCGTTATACAGCGATAAAGGACGACCCTCCATTGATCCGGTTGTTCTTGTAAAAATGCTCTTGATCGGCTACCTCTACGGAATAGACTCCGAACGGAAGCTGGAACAAGAGATCCTCGTCAATATCGCCTATCGTTGGTTTCTAGGTCTTGACTTAGAAGATAAGGTTCCGGATCACTCTGTCTTTTCTCAAAACCGCAGACGCCGGTTCAAAGATACGGAAGTGTTTCGGGAGATCTTTAACACCGTGGTTGAGCGTTGCGCCGAAGCAGGACTCATCGGCGGTGAATGCGTTGTCATGGATTCCACCCATATTAAAGCCAATGCCGCTAACGGACATGCAGAGAAAGTCCTTCTTGTGGAAGGTCCCAATGACTACTGGCTCAAGCTCAACGACGAGCATGGCGGTCATATCCGGCAAAAAACAGAAGAGGCAGACATGACCCTGACCGTTAAAAAAAAGTCTCTCTCTGATCCTGAAGCCGGGTGGATGCACAGACATCCCAAGCCGGCAGGCTTTCACTACCTGTGCCATCAAAGTTCGGACATCCGCTATGGTATCGTAACCGACGTCCATGTCACGCCGGGGGATGTGACCGACGCCCCCTATTGTGTGGAACGGATAGCTTACCAAAAGAAAGAATGTCGACTTCCTTTCCGCTATGCGGGATTGGATAGCGGCTATGATACAGTGGCAGTTCATCATGGATTACATCAGCTTGGAATAAGAGCCTATATCCCTGTCAATCCCGGTCATACAGCCCATTGGCGTAAAGAAAGAGGACTATTTACCATTGAGGATTTTCACTATGACGTTCAGAATGACCGTTATATCTGTCCTAACGACTGCACACTGCGTTACATAGGTGTAAGAAAAGCACATTACAGAGTGGGTAAAAACTATGTCACACGATCAGAAGATTGTAAAAACTGTCCTTTGAAAAGCCAATGTATTGCCGGGAAGGCGAATTACAAAGAAGTCAGACGGGATTTCTATCAAGAAGATCAGGAACGCCATCACGCCTTAGTTGGAACAGCCTTATACCGCTACGTCATGCGCAAGCGGCAGGTAATATGTGAAGGGAATTTTGCTCTTCAAAAGCGATGTCACAATCTAAGGTTCACTCGCAAGCGAGGCATTGAGAAAGTCCAGGAACAATGCCTCTTTTCGGCAATAGCCCTGAACCTGAAAAGATTGGTGAAGTATGGGACAGCACCGCTCAGGCCAGCTGTCTCCTATCCGCAAATTAAGCTGAGGATAGTAAGTCTGCAGAGAAATCTCTCAGTTAATTATTGTTGA
- the pabB gene encoding aminodeoxychorismate synthase component I has product MIFILDNFDSFTFNLYQYFGELGEEVLALRRDQCTIEDIEDLRPELIVISPGPCAPRDAQFTLTVIDYFKGKVPILGVCLGHQAIGEIFGGEVIRAKAPVHGKVSQIHHDGQGVFFQLPNPLTVTRYHSLALHRESLPEELLITAETADGEIMGIRHRESPIEGVQFHPEAILTEKGHDLLENAVKNARSWWKAQHNSPWIIQELDIDLQPIELLEAFEESEYPFFLDSGKNYAGLGRYSFMGAFPFLQASAYGDAVEVKRFDTEGGGGKEGPSPLIWQEWLAYPEGESLKILDDLVERYQVSNPTEFPFVGGAVGFWTYDLKDELEEMPQSGVNDLDLPLWRFSWYDGILAYDHESHRYTLLACGMTGSGECRRPVAQARMDRLFRVIEGFLEEREWQEGKEEAIGNYQGYGGSKDMGQLHDRVHHTVSKEQYLLDLQRVIDYIYAGDIYQANLTQRFQIPYTREPLELYKALHAHNPAPFAAFLPYEDFQILSSSPERFVQINARGEIETRPIKGTRPRGKTPEEDEAYARELTESTKDRAELTMIIDLQRNDLGRICRYGSVKVTDLIRLEQYPTVWHLVSTIVGKLKPNLKVSEILKAIFPGGSITGAPKIRAMEIIDELEPYKRGLYTGSIGYIGFDGAWDTNIVIRTILLKDGQAYFNGGGGIVADSVPEEEYEESLQKVKALIKVLSGGC; this is encoded by the coding sequence TTGATCTTTATACTGGATAATTTTGATTCCTTCACTTTTAACCTGTATCAATACTTCGGGGAATTGGGAGAAGAGGTTTTGGCACTGCGCCGTGATCAGTGCACCATTGAAGACATTGAAGACCTCAGGCCGGAGCTGATCGTTATTTCCCCTGGGCCGTGTGCACCCCGGGATGCGCAGTTTACTTTGACAGTGATTGATTACTTTAAGGGAAAGGTCCCTATCTTGGGAGTCTGTCTGGGGCATCAGGCTATCGGAGAGATTTTTGGGGGGGAGGTTATTCGAGCGAAAGCACCGGTTCATGGCAAAGTGTCTCAGATTCACCACGACGGACAAGGTGTGTTTTTCCAGCTTCCGAATCCTTTGACGGTTACCCGTTATCATTCCCTGGCTCTGCATCGGGAGAGCTTGCCTGAAGAACTCCTTATCACCGCAGAGACGGCTGATGGTGAGATCATGGGGATTCGCCATCGGGAGTCGCCCATTGAAGGAGTTCAATTCCATCCGGAAGCTATTCTGACGGAGAAGGGGCATGACCTTCTGGAAAATGCGGTCAAAAATGCCCGATCCTGGTGGAAGGCACAGCACAATTCACCATGGATCATTCAAGAGCTGGATATAGACCTTCAGCCTATTGAATTATTAGAGGCCTTTGAAGAAAGTGAGTATCCCTTTTTCCTGGATAGCGGGAAAAACTATGCCGGACTGGGGCGGTATTCCTTTATGGGAGCGTTTCCTTTCCTGCAAGCCAGTGCTTACGGGGATGCAGTAGAGGTGAAGCGCTTCGATACCGAAGGGGGAGGCGGCAAGGAAGGCCCAAGCCCCCTTATTTGGCAGGAATGGCTCGCCTACCCTGAGGGAGAGTCCTTAAAGATTCTGGATGATTTGGTGGAACGCTATCAGGTATCCAATCCCACAGAATTTCCTTTTGTGGGGGGAGCGGTAGGCTTTTGGACCTATGATTTAAAAGATGAGCTGGAAGAAATGCCCCAAAGTGGGGTCAATGATCTGGACCTGCCCTTATGGCGGTTTAGCTGGTATGACGGGATACTGGCTTATGATCATGAGAGCCATCGTTATACCTTACTTGCCTGCGGGATGACGGGGTCTGGAGAGTGCCGGAGGCCGGTGGCCCAGGCAAGGATGGATCGGCTCTTTAGAGTGATTGAAGGATTCCTGGAAGAGCGTGAATGGCAGGAAGGCAAGGAAGAGGCCATAGGAAATTATCAAGGATATGGTGGAAGCAAGGATATGGGGCAGCTGCATGATAGGGTTCATCACACGGTGAGTAAGGAACAGTATCTGCTGGATTTGCAGCGGGTTATCGATTATATCTATGCCGGAGATATTTATCAGGCCAATTTGACCCAGCGTTTTCAGATTCCTTACACCAGGGAGCCCTTAGAATTATATAAAGCCCTCCATGCCCATAATCCCGCTCCCTTTGCGGCCTTTTTACCTTATGAGGATTTCCAGATACTCAGCAGTTCCCCGGAGCGCTTTGTGCAGATTAACGCCCGGGGGGAGATTGAGACCCGTCCTATTAAAGGGACCCGTCCTCGGGGCAAGACTCCTGAAGAGGATGAAGCTTATGCCAGGGAACTAACAGAAAGCACGAAAGACCGGGCTGAGCTGACCATGATTATCGATCTCCAGCGCAATGATTTGGGCCGGATCTGCCGCTACGGTTCTGTAAAGGTTACGGATTTGATACGTCTGGAGCAATACCCTACCGTGTGGCATTTGGTCTCGACTATTGTAGGTAAGCTAAAGCCCAATCTGAAGGTCAGTGAGATTCTGAAAGCAATTTTCCCTGGAGGCTCCATCACCGGAGCACCGAAGATTCGGGCCATGGAGATCATTGATGAGCTGGAGCCTTATAAACGGGGGCTTTATACAGGAAGCATCGGCTATATCGGTTTTGATGGGGCCTGGGATACCAATATCGTGATCCGGACGATTCTTTTGAAGGATGGTCAGGCTTACTTTAATGGCGGCGGGGGCATTGTGGCTGATTCCGTCCCTGAGGAGGAGTATGAGGAGTCCTTGCAAAAGGTCAAGGCTTTGATAAAGGTATTATCGGGAGGATGTTAA
- a CDS encoding VanZ family protein, protein MKDRKTKSKLILIVSWAAVLFWMGLIFYLSAQVASQSDELSQGIAERLFGVIAKIIPGVNGDFLLSNFVVRKSAHFLSYLMLGLLTTNALRRSGVKGVRHLVIAIGICVLYAISDEVHQLFVPGRSGQIKDVLLDSGGAIVGTALHRLFERRE, encoded by the coding sequence ATGAAAGATAGAAAAACGAAAAGTAAATTGATTCTTATAGTATCATGGGCAGCGGTCTTATTTTGGATGGGCCTGATCTTTTATCTGTCGGCTCAAGTGGCATCACAGTCCGATGAGCTGAGTCAAGGGATTGCCGAGAGGCTTTTTGGTGTTATCGCTAAGATTATTCCAGGGGTGAATGGGGATTTTCTCCTATCGAATTTCGTCGTTCGAAAATCGGCTCATTTCCTGTCTTATCTGATGCTGGGTCTGTTGACCACAAATGCTTTAAGAAGAAGTGGAGTCAAGGGGGTAAGGCATCTTGTTATAGCTATAGGGATCTGTGTGCTCTATGCTATCAGTGACGAAGTGCATCAACTCTTTGTTCCGGGGCGCAGCGGTCAGATTAAGGATGTGCTTCTCGATAGCGGGGGAGCCATTGTGGGCACTGCCCTGCATAGGTTGTTCGAGAGGAGAGAATAA
- a CDS encoding helix-turn-helix domain-containing protein, protein MLELGKRLKEIRKSKNLSAAELSQQSGVARSLISQLESGKRQSTSIDTVYRLAKALDVPVASLLAETPVTTSYAAKHGNQESSLYFKEGDLAYLQTLRKAKEAGLTPELLNELIDVILRIRK, encoded by the coding sequence GTGCTTGAACTAGGAAAAAGACTTAAAGAAATACGAAAAAGCAAAAACCTGAGTGCTGCCGAGTTGTCCCAACAATCCGGTGTCGCCCGTAGTCTGATCAGCCAGCTCGAATCCGGCAAGCGCCAATCTACCAGCATAGATACCGTTTACCGCTTAGCCAAAGCCTTGGATGTTCCTGTCGCTTCGCTTTTGGCAGAGACGCCTGTCACTACGTCATACGCAGCCAAACATGGCAATCAGGAATCCTCCCTCTACTTCAAAGAAGGGGATCTTGCCTATCTGCAGACTCTCCGGAAGGCCAAGGAGGCTGGACTGACTCCTGAATTGTTAAATGAACTGATTGATGTGATCCTCCGAATAAGGAAATGA
- the galE gene encoding UDP-glucose 4-epimerase GalE gives MKKILVSGGAGYIGSHTVRALSEVGYGPVVLDSLITGHREAVPGNIPFYLGNIADEDLVSDIIMKEKVSAVIHFAARSLVGESVQKPDLYFEENTAKTHRFVSTVLQCGVNNIVFSSTAATYGNPEKVPIPEESKTEPINPYGASKLMIEQSFYWLEQAYGLKWIALRYFNAAGAALDGSLGEDHATETHLIPLVLKTALGQREAISIFGTDYDTLDGTCIRDYIHVLDLAEAHIRALEALEQGVPCGAYNVGTGTGYSVREVIAMARRVTGIDIPVLEAPRREGDPDSLVAKVGKIQKILGWQARYSDLETIIKSAWQWHQKHPHGYGI, from the coding sequence ATGAAAAAGATCTTAGTCTCAGGTGGTGCAGGGTATATCGGCAGCCACACGGTTCGGGCTTTATCCGAAGTAGGGTATGGGCCTGTGGTGCTCGATAGCTTAATCACCGGCCATAGAGAAGCTGTTCCCGGGAATATTCCCTTTTATCTTGGTAATATAGCTGATGAAGATCTTGTTTCAGATATTATAATGAAAGAAAAAGTTAGTGCAGTGATTCATTTTGCCGCACGGAGCCTGGTGGGGGAATCGGTACAGAAGCCGGATCTCTATTTTGAAGAGAATACGGCGAAAACCCATCGCTTTGTGAGTACTGTGCTTCAATGCGGCGTGAACAACATTGTTTTTTCTTCCACGGCTGCCACTTACGGCAATCCTGAAAAGGTTCCAATTCCGGAAGAGTCGAAAACAGAGCCTATTAACCCTTATGGGGCTTCCAAGCTTATGATTGAGCAGTCTTTTTATTGGCTGGAGCAGGCTTATGGCTTAAAGTGGATTGCGCTGCGCTATTTTAATGCGGCAGGCGCGGCTTTGGACGGCTCTCTGGGGGAGGATCATGCGACAGAGACCCATCTGATTCCTCTGGTTCTAAAAACAGCCCTGGGACAAAGAGAGGCGATCTCTATTTTCGGTACTGATTATGATACCCTCGATGGAACTTGTATCCGGGATTACATCCATGTTTTAGATCTTGCAGAAGCCCATATCCGAGCTTTGGAAGCTTTGGAACAAGGGGTGCCCTGTGGTGCTTATAATGTGGGAACAGGAACAGGGTATTCCGTGCGGGAAGTGATCGCTATGGCCAGGAGAGTTACCGGTATAGATATTCCTGTTCTGGAGGCTCCCCGAAGAGAGGGAGATCCGGATAGTTTGGTGGCCAAAGTAGGGAAGATTCAAAAAATACTGGGGTGGCAGGCTCGCTATAGCGATCTGGAGACGATTATAAAGTCAGCCTGGCAATGGCATCAAAAACATCCTCATGGATATGGAATTTGA